In one window of Acidobacteriota bacterium DNA:
- the serC gene encoding 3-phosphoserine/phosphohydroxythreonine transaminase, producing the protein MSTTTSARVFNFSAGPAVLPLGVLEEAQRDLVCYPGAGMSVLEMSHRSKAFEGIVQEAEALVRELAGVPDGYHVLFLQGGASLQFSMVPMNLLAPGQTADYIVTGSWGQKAVKEAKKAGTVHIAASTEGSNFNRLPAPGEMALTPDAGYVHFTSNETIQGVEFKAEPEVGTTPLVCDTSSNMFSKPIDVAKYALIYAGAQKNMGPAGATVVIVRDDMVKRAPDTLPTMLNYATHVKDTSLYNTPPCFAIYILGLTMKWVKSQGGLAAMAALNERKAGKLYAEIDRTGYYRGHAETSCRSNMNVTFRLPSEDLEKEFAKQATAAGLDGLKGHRSVGGLRASIYNAFPEAGVDALVEFMREFERTHG; encoded by the coding sequence ATGTCAACGACGACTTCCGCGCGCGTGTTCAACTTCAGCGCCGGCCCCGCCGTGCTGCCGCTCGGCGTGCTCGAAGAAGCGCAGCGCGACCTCGTGTGCTACCCGGGCGCCGGCATGTCGGTGCTCGAGATGAGCCATCGCTCCAAGGCCTTCGAAGGCATCGTGCAGGAGGCCGAGGCGCTCGTTCGCGAGTTGGCCGGCGTGCCCGACGGCTACCACGTCCTGTTTCTCCAGGGCGGCGCGAGCCTGCAGTTCTCGATGGTCCCGATGAACCTGCTCGCCCCCGGCCAGACCGCCGACTACATCGTCACCGGCTCGTGGGGGCAGAAGGCCGTCAAGGAGGCGAAGAAGGCCGGCACGGTCCACATTGCGGCGTCGACCGAGGGATCGAACTTCAACCGGCTGCCCGCTCCCGGTGAGATGGCGCTCACGCCGGACGCCGGCTACGTGCACTTCACGTCGAACGAGACCATCCAGGGCGTCGAGTTCAAGGCCGAACCCGAGGTCGGCACGACGCCGCTCGTCTGCGACACCTCGTCGAACATGTTCAGCAAGCCGATCGACGTGGCGAAGTACGCGCTGATCTACGCGGGCGCCCAGAAGAACATGGGTCCGGCCGGCGCGACCGTCGTCATCGTGCGCGACGACATGGTGAAGCGCGCGCCCGACACGCTGCCGACGATGCTGAACTACGCGACGCACGTGAAGGACACGTCGCTCTACAACACGCCGCCGTGCTTTGCGATCTACATCCTCGGGCTCACCATGAAGTGGGTGAAGTCCCAGGGCGGGCTGGCGGCCATGGCGGCCCTCAACGAACGCAAGGCGGGCAAGCTGTACGCGGAGATCGACAGGACCGGCTACTACCGCGGCCATGCCGAGACGTCGTGCCGTTCGAACATGAACGTGACCTTCCGTCTGCCCAGCGAGGACCTCGAGAAGGAGTTCGCGAAGCAGGCCACGGCGGCCGGTCTCGACGGCCTCAAGGGGCACCGCTCGGTGGGCGGCCTGCGCGCGTCGATCTACAACGCGTTTCCCGAGGCCGGGGTGGACGCGCTCGTGGAGTTCATGCGCGAGTTCGAGCGGACGCACGGGTAG
- the pcnB gene encoding polynucleotide adenylyltransferase PcnB, translating into MTEPLVVPRAEHTLSRRDVDPDALKVLYRLHNAGYTAYLVGGSVRDLLLGRRPKDFDIGTSAHPYQVKRLFRNCYIIGRRFRLAHVKFGPKIIEVATFRRGVPAGTEAEPPVVVDADDHDGTNVFSHERLLHRDNTFGTPEEDAFRRDFTVNALFYDIATFSIIDYVGGLEDLRLRRLRSIGDPNDRFLEDPVRMLRAIVLGTRLELDIDAPILEAIERHASEMGNAAPARLLEEYYKILRSGASAATFAALGKTGLLAEITPEIPRSLTPSLERALTSLDAYRLRFGAPPPTLTNAILLGSLLVPLGRVTRGAGRRHGDERGPVSSLGILPLPRRDVERLGQVLGLQRRLLDVDASPRSQASLLSRPVFAEALTWLDLHGSRPDLVEYWTQKISDAAPAPEAHGRWVPDMRPRRRRRRRPVRL; encoded by the coding sequence ATGACCGAGCCGCTCGTCGTGCCGCGGGCCGAGCACACGCTGTCGCGGCGTGACGTCGATCCTGACGCGCTCAAGGTGCTGTATCGGCTGCACAACGCCGGATACACCGCCTACCTCGTCGGCGGCAGCGTCCGCGATCTCCTGCTCGGACGGCGCCCCAAGGATTTCGACATCGGCACGAGCGCGCATCCCTACCAGGTGAAGCGGCTCTTCCGCAACTGCTACATCATCGGCCGGCGCTTCAGGCTCGCGCACGTGAAGTTCGGGCCGAAGATCATCGAGGTGGCCACGTTCCGCCGCGGCGTGCCGGCCGGCACCGAGGCGGAGCCGCCCGTCGTCGTCGACGCCGACGACCACGACGGCACCAACGTCTTCTCGCACGAACGCCTGCTGCATCGCGACAACACGTTCGGCACGCCCGAGGAGGACGCGTTCCGCCGCGACTTCACAGTGAACGCCCTCTTCTACGACATCGCCACCTTCTCGATTATCGACTACGTCGGCGGTCTCGAGGATCTGCGGCTGCGGCGCCTGCGGTCGATCGGCGATCCGAACGACCGTTTCCTCGAGGACCCCGTGCGGATGCTGCGGGCGATCGTGCTCGGGACGCGGCTCGAGCTCGACATCGATGCGCCGATCCTCGAGGCGATCGAGCGGCACGCGTCCGAGATGGGCAACGCGGCGCCGGCGCGCCTGCTGGAGGAGTACTACAAGATCCTGCGATCGGGGGCGTCGGCCGCGACGTTTGCGGCGCTCGGGAAGACGGGGCTGCTCGCCGAGATCACCCCCGAGATTCCACGGAGCCTCACGCCCTCGCTCGAGCGGGCGCTCACCAGCCTCGACGCCTACCGCCTGCGCTTTGGCGCTCCGCCGCCGACACTGACCAACGCCATCCTGCTCGGTTCGCTCCTGGTCCCGCTCGGCCGGGTCACTCGCGGGGCGGGCCGGCGTCACGGCGACGAGCGCGGGCCGGTCTCGTCGCTGGGGATCCTGCCGCTTCCGCGCCGCGACGTCGAGCGGCTGGGTCAGGTGCTGGGGCTCCAGCGCCGCCTCCTCGACGTGGACGCCTCGCCGCGGTCGCAGGCCTCCCTCCTGTCGCGGCCCGTGTTCGCCGAGGCACTCACCTGGCTCGACCTGCACGGCTCCCGCCCCGATCTCGTCGAGTACTGGACGCAGAAGATCTCCGACGCGGCCCCGGCGCCCGAAGCGCACGGCCGCTGGGTGCCCGACATGCGGCCGCGGCGGCGCCGGCGGCGCCGCCCGGTCCGTCTCTGA
- the polA gene encoding DNA polymerase I — translation MAPRARLFLVDGSSQMYRAYHAIRGLTGPDGHSTNAVYGFTTMLRKLVADHAPAYIAAAFDLQGPTFRSELAADYKANRRPMPPDLAEQVPLVHEACEALGVPVLTYSGFEADDVIGTLAARAAAAGFDVAIVTGDKDFFQLVGGAIRVFNPRDEGTWFDAEGVAARFGVAPSQVVDVLALMGDSIDNVKGVPGIGEKGAKDLIARFGSLDALLDAAPGLEQKKYREALTAHADSARHSREMVTIRTDVPIDVDLESLRYRGASRERCFALFTKLGFRTLTTEYAPSAATTTRDYATITTRAALEAFAANVRAAGSVAVHAIFDGPPLSADIVGFALSLEGGHARYVPVPSADEPGTHGGTLFDDVGPADSAPGEQLARADVLEIVGGLLADRAMAKRGHDMKTLAVALAHAGITLDGVADDAVLASYVLDATQSGHAIETLALEHLVYRASSEDDVRGRGAKALAWRASDAARTAEFACERADLAGQLAARLSADVDAQQLTAVYRDMELPLVPVLVAIERAGVRVDAAALGALSSLLERDLAERTARIYAMAGMEFNVNSPKQLSEVLFEKLALPVTKKTGRTRTASTAVEVLEELALVHDLPREILEWRALQKLKGTYVDALPALVNPATGRVHTTFNQAVAATGRLSSSEPNLQNIPIRTELGREIRRAFVAEAGFVLVSADYSQIELRVLAHLSGDATLIEAFRRREDIHDRTAARVFGAESGLDPYELRRRAKIINYALLYGKTAFTLARDIGVTQQAAQEFIDAYFAGFPGVRAFIDTTLAEARARGVVATMFGRRRLVPDITNRNGMVRAAAERIAVNMPIQGSAADILKRAMITLDRALAGEPGPRRARMILTVHDELLFEVPEDEADRYVAMVREGMEGAASLAVPLDVDVGIGRNWKEAKA, via the coding sequence ACCGGCGACCGATGCCCCCCGATCTCGCCGAGCAGGTGCCGTTGGTCCACGAGGCGTGCGAGGCGCTCGGCGTGCCGGTGCTGACCTACTCCGGCTTCGAGGCCGACGATGTGATCGGGACGCTGGCGGCGCGGGCCGCCGCGGCGGGCTTCGACGTGGCCATCGTGACGGGGGACAAGGACTTCTTCCAGCTGGTGGGCGGCGCCATCCGCGTCTTCAACCCGCGCGACGAGGGCACGTGGTTCGACGCCGAGGGCGTGGCCGCCCGCTTCGGCGTCGCGCCTTCACAGGTGGTGGACGTGCTCGCCCTCATGGGCGACTCGATCGACAACGTGAAAGGCGTGCCCGGCATCGGCGAGAAGGGCGCCAAAGATCTCATCGCCCGGTTCGGCTCGCTCGACGCGCTGCTCGACGCCGCGCCGGGGCTCGAGCAGAAGAAATACCGCGAGGCCCTGACGGCGCACGCCGACTCCGCGCGCCACAGCCGCGAGATGGTCACCATCCGCACGGACGTGCCCATCGACGTCGATCTCGAGTCGCTGCGCTATCGGGGGGCCTCGCGCGAGCGGTGCTTCGCGCTGTTCACGAAGCTCGGCTTCCGCACGCTCACCACCGAGTACGCGCCCTCGGCGGCGACGACCACGCGCGACTACGCCACCATCACGACGCGTGCCGCGCTCGAGGCGTTCGCGGCCAACGTCCGCGCGGCCGGGTCGGTGGCCGTGCACGCCATATTCGACGGCCCGCCGCTCTCGGCCGACATCGTCGGCTTCGCGCTGTCGCTCGAGGGCGGGCACGCCCGCTACGTCCCGGTGCCCTCGGCCGACGAGCCCGGGACTCACGGCGGAACGCTGTTCGACGACGTGGGCCCGGCCGACTCCGCCCCTGGCGAGCAGCTCGCCCGCGCCGACGTGCTCGAGATCGTGGGGGGCCTCCTCGCGGACCGCGCCATGGCCAAGCGGGGGCACGACATGAAGACGCTGGCCGTCGCGCTCGCCCACGCGGGCATCACGCTCGACGGTGTCGCCGACGACGCCGTCCTGGCCAGCTACGTGCTCGACGCGACGCAGTCGGGCCATGCCATCGAAACGCTCGCCCTCGAGCACCTCGTCTACCGCGCGTCGAGCGAAGACGACGTCCGCGGCCGCGGCGCGAAGGCGCTCGCGTGGCGGGCCTCGGACGCGGCCAGGACCGCGGAGTTCGCCTGCGAGCGCGCCGACCTGGCCGGACAACTCGCCGCGCGGCTCTCCGCCGACGTGGACGCGCAGCAGCTGACGGCTGTCTACCGCGACATGGAGCTGCCGCTGGTGCCGGTGCTCGTGGCCATCGAGCGCGCGGGCGTCCGCGTGGATGCCGCCGCGCTCGGGGCGCTCTCGTCGTTGCTCGAACGCGACCTCGCCGAACGCACCGCGCGCATCTACGCGATGGCGGGGATGGAATTCAACGTCAACTCGCCGAAGCAGCTCTCCGAAGTGCTGTTCGAGAAGCTGGCGTTGCCCGTCACGAAGAAGACCGGCAGGACCCGCACGGCCTCGACCGCCGTCGAGGTGCTCGAAGAGCTGGCGCTCGTGCACGATCTGCCGCGAGAGATTCTCGAGTGGCGCGCGCTGCAGAAGCTGAAGGGCACCTACGTCGATGCGCTGCCGGCGCTCGTGAACCCTGCGACGGGCCGCGTGCACACCACGTTCAACCAGGCGGTCGCCGCCACCGGCCGGTTGAGCAGCAGCGAGCCCAACCTGCAGAACATCCCCATCAGGACGGAGCTCGGGCGCGAGATCCGCCGCGCGTTCGTCGCCGAGGCGGGCTTCGTGCTCGTGTCGGCGGACTACTCGCAGATCGAGCTGCGCGTGCTCGCGCACCTTTCGGGCGATGCGACGCTCATCGAGGCGTTCCGCCGCCGCGAGGACATCCACGATCGCACCGCGGCGCGGGTCTTCGGCGCCGAGAGCGGCCTCGACCCCTACGAGCTTCGCCGCCGCGCGAAGATCATCAACTACGCGCTGCTCTACGGGAAGACGGCCTTCACGCTGGCCCGCGACATCGGCGTCACCCAGCAGGCGGCGCAGGAGTTCATCGACGCGTATTTCGCCGGATTCCCCGGCGTGCGCGCGTTCATCGACACGACGCTCGCCGAGGCCCGCGCGAGGGGCGTCGTCGCGACGATGTTCGGGCGGAGGCGCCTGGTGCCCGACATCACGAATCGCAACGGCATGGTGCGCGCCGCCGCCGAGCGCATCGCCGTGAACATGCCGATTCAGGGGAGCGCGGCCGACATCCTCAAGCGCGCGATGATCACGCTCGACCGCGCGCTCGCCGGCGAGCCAGGACCCCGCCGCGCCCGCATGATCCTCACGGTCCACGACGAGTTGCTGTTCGAGGTGCCCGAGGACGAGGCCGATCGGTACGTCGCCATGGTCCGCGAGGGAATGGAAGGGGCCGCGAGCCTGGCGGTGCCGCTCGACGTGGACGTCGGGATCGGCCGCAACTGGAAGGAAGCGAAGGCCTGA